The sequence below is a genomic window from Methylotuvimicrobium sp. KM2.
AAAATCGGTCCTGCTAGCAAAGCCTTTGCTGAATACGCCGGCACTTCCATAGGTTAATGCCGATATTTGAAGTTTGATAGGTATAGTCATGAACGAAACCGCGATAACCGATTCGATAAAAAACTACTACGGCAAAGTGCTGGGCTCCAGCCAGGATTTGAAAACCAGCGCTTGTTGCACGGCCGATGCCTTTCCAAAGCATTTGCGCACTTTACTCAAGGATGTCCATCCCGAAGTCGTCGAGCGCTTTTACGGCTGCGGTTCGCCGCTGCCGCCAGCGCTCGAAGGCCGCACGGTCTTGGACCTGGGCTGCGGGACCGGGCGCGATTGTTATTTGTTGTCCCGGCTGGTCGGCGAGAACGGGCGGGTCATCGGCGTCGATATGACCGATGAACAACTCGATATCGCGCGAACATATCGCGATTGGCATGCCGAACGTTACGGTTATGCACGTTCGAATGTCGAGTTCAGGCAGGGCTATATAGAGGATTTGGCCTCGCTCGGTATCGCCGACAACTCGATCGACGTGGTCGTGTCGAATTGCGTCGTCAACTTGTCGCCGGACAAGCGGCGCGTGCTGTCGGAAATTTTCCGAGTACTCAAGCCCGGCGGCGAATTGTATTTTTCCGATGTTTATGCCGACCGGCGCATCCCCGAAGCGCTCAAACTGGAACCGGTATTGCTTGGCGAGTGTCTGGCCGGGGCGTTTTATTGGGAGGATTTTCGCCGCGCCTTGCAGGATCTCGGTTGTCCCGATGTGCGTATCGTCAGCGAAAGCCCGATCGATATCGATGATGACGAGGTGCATGCCAAAATCGGCATGATCGAGTTTCGTTCGATCACGATACGGGCATTCAAAATGCCGCTCGAAGACCGCTGCGAAGATTTCGGGCAAGTCGCGACTTACCGAGGCACGATCGCAGGTCACCCGCACTTTTTTGATCTGGACGATCATCATCATTTCGAAACCGGAAGGCCCTTGCGCGTGTGCGGCAATACCGCCGACATGCTCGGCGGCAGCCGCTACGGCCGTCATTTCGAGCTATTAGGCGACAAAAGCGTGCATTTCGGCCTGTTCGACTGCGCACCGCCAAACAGCAGCACGAATCTAACTTCCGGCGCGGCGTGTTGCTGATGACCGCACGCGGCGCGATAGCCTTATTCGTCAAAACCCCGAGGCTCTCGCCGGTCAAAACGCGCTTGGCGGTCAAAATTGGGACCGATAGGGCCGAGCAGTTTCATTGGCTGGCCGCTCGGACGACGGCGGCGATTATCAACGCAACGGAGCGGCTGGCTACGATGCAAGGTTATTATGCCGTGGCCGAAGAAATCGCGGCGACGAACGGAATCTGGCGAGGCATGCCGTGTCTGTGGCAAGGCGAGGGCGGTTTGGGCGAGCGTATGCGTCGAGTGTACGAGCACTTATTGCAAAATCATGATTTCGTCGTGTTGGTAGGAGCGGATATCCCGCAAATGACCGTTGCCGACTTGCAGCAAGCTTCAAGCTGGCTTGCTCACGACGAGCAAGCCCGGTTTGCGTTCGGGCCGAGTCTTGACGGCGGCTTTTGGCTGTTCGGCGGCAATTGCGCGCTGCCCGGTCGGTTGTGGACCGATGTCGAATACAGCACCGCCGAGATCGGCGCGCATTTTTTCAATGCCGTCAAACAATGGGGCGAAGTGCAAACGCTGCGAACCTTGCAAGATGCCGACGAACCGTCCGATTTACCGGTGCTGCTCAAAGCGCTGCAAGCATTGTCGGTACCGACACGGGAACAGGTCGAGCTCGCACGGTTTTTGTCCGGACCGGCAGCGCTACCCGACGAGGCGGTTTATGTATAACGTCAAACCTTTATTGTTGAATAGCCGGTTTCCGGCATTACGCAGAGCGCAGTTGACGACGCTGCAGATGAATCTGGGTTATCTCTGCAATCTGAGCTGCGTCCATTGCCATGTCAACGCGGGGCCTAAGCGTACCGAGTTGATGACGCGCGAAGTCATGGAAAAAACGTTGCAATTCGCCGAAAAACAAACCATACAGACCTTGGATCTGACCGGCGGATCGCCGGAAATGAATCCGGATTTTCGCTGGCTGGTCGAGACCGCTAGGCGGCAAGGCCTGCACGTCATCGACCGCTGCAATCCGACCATTTTGGTCGAGCCGGGTTACGAATGGGTCGCCGAATTCCTGGCCGGACAGCAGGTCGAAATCATTGCGTCCTTGCCTTGCTATATCGGCGATAACGTCGACGCGCAGCGCGGCAAAGGGGTATTTTCGGCCTCGATTGCCGCGCTCAAACGACTCAACGAACTCGGTTACGGCCACCCGGACAGCGGCTTGTCGCTGAATCTGGTATTCAATCCGCAGGGCCCGGTGCTGCCGCCGCCGCAGGAAGCGTTGGAGCAGCAATACCGGGATCATTTGTTACAGGAATTCGGTATCGTTTTCAATCGCCTGTTGGCCATTACCAACATGCCGATACAACGTTTCGGTGCGGTACTGATGGCGGGCGGCAAGCATGAAACCGATAGCCGGCAGATCTTTGACGACTATCTGCGATTGCTCAAGGACGCCTATCGACCGGAAAACCTTAGCAAGGTCATGTGCAAAAGCTTGTTGAGCATCGATTGGCAAGGTTTCGTCTATGACTGCGATTTCAATCAAATGTTGGATTTGCCGCTGGGCGGCAAAAATCCGGTTCATATCGGCGATTTGTTGTCTGAAGACCTGGATTCGGCGCCGATACAAGTGGCCGATCATTGTTTCGGCTGCACCGCAGGCCAAGGTTCGAGTTGCGGCGGTGCGCTCTAATCCAAGCGGTAAATATCTCGTTGACGACATCAAACGGTTCGGCTAAAAACGCGCTCGATTGCATGATCCAAGCTCCATTTTTCCGCGCCGCCGAACAACAATGGCAGGAATATATACTCATCGCAGATTAAAATTCGGCGCCGGGGTGCCCGTCAAAGGACGCCGTAAACCCAGCACCTAAATTCCATAGCCGATTGGCTATGTTTAATATCATGACTAATTTAGGTGCTGGATGAATTCCATAGGTCTTTGGCAATGATTCAAAATCATGGCTTATTTAGGTGCTGGGTAAATACGTCCATGTAGGCTCTATGCCAGCTCCATGCTGGCAAAGTCTTTATCGGACACCCAGGTGACTCCTCCTGGCACTGCCGAAATTTGAAGTGCGAAAGGTATAATCCTGAATTCGGCAGTTTAACCATGAAGCACAAGAAGTTCATGAAGGATTCCAAGAACTTACCAAATCCTTCTCGCTAACCTTTTTGGTGAGCGAAAGTTCTATACAAACGCGTAATAAGCTATTGAATTAACTTCCTATTCTTCATGATCTTCATGGTGAAATGCTTTTTCTACTCCCTTTTGATTGAAAAATCGTCTTAGAATAAAAGGTATGGGATGTGTCTATCGAGGACCGCCGTAAACCCATCCATGGGGGCTTGACGGCAGCGTTCTCTGCTGCCGACATCCTCGCTAGCCACACCCCATACCTTCATAAAGTTAACTAATTTTTGAGTATAAAGGGAGTAGGATAATACCTTAGAAACGGTCAACAGCTATTTTCCACAGCCGGTCAATGGGTAATTCTCCAAATCGTCGGCAAAATCGATCGGTCCCGGAAAGTGCTTGCGTATGATTGCCGAGGTTTCTTCTTCCGAACCTTCGGTTCGCCGCATGCGGTGGGATAAGACTAAATGCTTGACCTTTGCGGCTCGTGCGATTTTGCCGATTTCCGAAGGCGGCATGTGCAGATTACGAGCGGCTCCAGTAGCCTGTTCAGGGATGGCATGATGGGCGATCAGCAGATCGGAGCCTTCAGCAAGCTTAATTAAGGTATTGTATTCATTGCTGCTGTCGCCTGAGATGACGATGCTGCAGTCTTCTGCGTCGATACGCCAGGCTAAAGCGGGCAAGGGGCCATGATGTACGGATATGGCGCTGATGGATAAATTCGGTGAAATGTTGAATGTTTGTATCTTATTTTTAGCGAAACGGACGTTGTGAGCTTGTATTTTATAATTACTTTGGCTGTCGGGGTTGATGTATTCGTTTAAATAACGGTAGATGCCGCTTTTACCGAACAATTTATCTATAAATTCCTTTGTCGAAGGCATAAGGTCGTTGCCTGATGGACCATAGACAGGTAAGTCTTTTTTTCGGTCGGTAAAATAGGAGCCTTTTACCAAGGCTGGAAAATCGCTACTGTGATCGACATGAAAATGCGTGTATAACAGGGCCTGCAAATCGTTGAAATCAGCGCCGGCTTTTTCGAAATTAAGACTGCTACCGGGGCCGGTATCGATCATGACTACGGCTTTATCGTCGATCCGCAGCAAATAAGAGCTCCCCGCGCGACGGTCGTTGATTTCAGGGCCGCCGGCACCCAACACTTGTAATTGAACCTTTGATCGAGAGGCTGCAGTTGATGAATAAGCGACCAAAACTAAGATCGTCAGGCTAATCGTCAAGGCGAATGCTAAAGTTTGGAGTTTGGCTCGATTCATGTTCGTCTCCTGAGTGCTGTTTTCGGATGATTTGGGTGCGGCTCGAATTGACAAAGGAAAGGTCGTATATTACTCATCGGAGATCAAAATTCGACGCAGGGTGGGGGGCATCAAAGGGCGCCGTGAACCCAGAACCTAAATTCATAGCCAACGACCTTTGGAATTTAAGTGCTGGATGAATGCAGATTTTGCATTACGCCATGGATGGCGTGTATTAGGGCAATGCAGGGCAGAAAAATGCTCCTGCATTTTCTGCATTCATTACATCCATGTAACTCAGCAATTGCCGAGGAGCAAAAAATCTGCCATGCCGCCGACACCTGCCAATTAAGTTACCAAATCCTTAGTCTGATGAAACAAAGAAATCGATCAATATCGCGTTGATATCCGGCCATTGCGAATGCGGTTTATCGCCTTCGCAATACCAGGTTTTTATACCGCTAGCGCAGTTCGTGTAAGCACTACATCCGTTATCGAGAGGTTCGGGAATCGGGTCGCATTGGTTGCATGTCGCCCACCACCCCGCCGATTCCTTTCCATAACCCGGAAACAGCTTGTCTTTTGCGCTATGCATGATCATGGCCGGTATCGGGTCGGGGCAGCGGCGTTGGCGCAAGTCCTGATAATTGATACCGGCCGCGCTGGGAGCAATGGCGCTTGGAATATGTTTGGTGCCGGACATGAATGCCAAGGCCATGGCGGAGGTGCCTCCGTCGGAATGACCGGTGATATAGATTCTTTTATCGTCGATACACCATTTTTTGGCGATGAGTTCGGGAATAGTGCCGAGTTCAACGGTCGAGGTGGGCGATAGGGGCGGATGGTCGGCATAGGCGACAATCATACCGGCGGTTGTTGCCGCCAGTGTTAGATCGGTCGTTTTTTCGGTTTTGGCTCGATTGGAACCGGCAGGCGATAATACCAATAACAACGGGTGAGGGAATGTCGGATCGTAATTTAAAGGTGTGCGTACGTTATACTTGATACCGTCCGCAGTGGATTCGCCATGGGTGGCGCCGGCAGATCCCCCTTTAAGCTGTTGTATTTGACATCGGCCTTGAATTGACTCGGGTCGGTAAACGGCATTGCCCATCTGAGCATAATCACTGCTCCCGATTTCCATCAACAACATGATTAACATCAACAGAATGGGTGGCAGAAAAATCGCTGCCAACCACATGTTTCGTTTGGTCAGGTGGAGTTTGATAGTCGAGAAATCAATCATTGGCGGATTCCGGATTGTGAAATTGGGTTAAATGCGCTTCAGATTAGGCTTCCGGCGTGTCGCTTGGTTTATCGTTATCCTTACTCACATACATAAATGCCAGCACCACAAAAGCCGATAAACCGAATACGAACAGTAATGGCTTAAAATTGAAGCTGTCGGGATCTTCGAGGCCTACTGAAAAAGGGATATGCGAATCGAGTTGCTTATCGTTGTCGACGATCGTGATATGGGCTAAATAATTTCCCGCGCCGTACTGGCTAAAGTCGACAATGCCGCTAAACGATCCGGTTTTGACCTTTTGCGGTTCTTGATGAAAAATTCGGGTGCCTTCCGGCTCCTTTGTGATTTCGAATTCCACGTCGATCGTGCGTAACGCCTTGCCGCCGTAGTCAAAGACTAAATGTGTTTGACCGACTTCCGGAATCGCATTGCAATAGCCTTTGCTGCCCGATAACTCAGGGGTGTAAGCGGTGAAATGGACGCTATCGACTCCGACACGGATATTGCAGGCGTCGATTTCATCAACCGCCCCCCGATGGGCATGCGCCGGTGAAACGATAATCAAGCTCGAGAGTAAAGGAGCTGCGATCAACAACTGCTCGAAAAAAAGACGATAGGTTAAGATCCGTGAACGTTTTGTAGTTATTATGCCTTTGTTCATCACAGTCTCCTGTTGGGGTTGGCTAAAAGTCGACAGTTTCGACTTCGGAAATTAGGAATAAAGGTGCGCCGCCGCTGGAAATTTCAACGGCATGTTTAGCCGTTTCCTGCCCGCCGATTGAATTTAAACAGGCTTCCAGAGCCGGCATCGACGGAAAATAAACTTCGGCTATTCGGTGATAGGGCGCCGGCTTGCCATCGGCAGTCGAAGTTATCAATGAGGCGACGAAGCGTGTTTTACCAACCATTTTTTCTACGGCCATAGGTACGTGCTCTTCTGTATAACGGTGTTCGAAGACATCCAGGTCGGTCGGTTTAGGATACATGACAATTAACTTTGCCGCTTGCATAAGTATCTCGTATAGTTCTTTAATAGCTTGCGTTATATAACAACTATTTATTAATTATGTAAAATAGCCGCTTTCTATGAAAGAATAGTTTTTCTCTATGCAATTAGGCTAGCTGTTATGGAAATGCATCAGATTCGTTACTTTCTGGCGGTTTGCGATAAAGGCACGTTCACACGCGCAGCACAAGCGGTCTATGTCTCACAGCCATCGATGACACAAGCAATTAAAAAGCTTGAGGAGGAGTTGGGCGGCGAACTTTTTGTAAGGGATAGAGGGGGATGCCATTTAACTGCGTTAGGTCGTTTGGTCGAACCGAATCTTCGCCGGATTTTTCTTGAAGCGCAGGCCATCAAGGCTGAAGCGATACGATTTACCCGTTTGAATACTGTGCCTATTCGTGTCGGCATGATGAATACGATCGGTTCGCAGAGCTTGAATCCGGTGTTCGCTGATTTTCAACGCGATTTTCCTCGTATCGAGCTGGAGTTGATTGTCGATACCGAGAGTAATTTACTGAGGCAATTGGATGCGGGTTATCTCGACCTGGTGATCAGCGCGCCGATTGCTTTGCCGGTCCGGCCCTTTCAGTCGTTATTGCTATACCGGGAGCGTTACGTTGTCGCTTTCAGTCATCAGCATCGATTTAAACAAATGCAGAACATCGATTTAAAAACTTTGCAATCCGAACCTTATCTCGATAGGCTCAATTGCGAGTTACGAGAAAAACTTAAAAGTGTGTGTCGGGATTTACATATTGAATTATATGCGGCCTATCGGAGTAATAGCGAGGAATGGATTTTGAATATGGTTCGTGCCGGCATGGGTGTTGCCTTGATGCCTGAATTTTCTGTCCCTAAAGATACTGAACTTGTCGATTATCGCAACTTGATAGATCCTGAAATAATTCGCGATATCCATGCGATATTTCAAACGCAAGTGTCGCCAAAGCCTGAACGGCAAGCCTTGATCGCAAAATTACAACAAGGCTTTTAGACGAACGGACTTTTGAGTCGGCTTTTTTTGTAGGATTTTTTAGACTAACGAAAATGATGAATAGAAATATGAACATCCGCGCTATCGAGCAAATCGGCGCACAGGTCCTAAGGCGAATTGCCATGCCGGTCGAACGAGTCGACGATCCGTCTGTGATAGATGTAATTGCTGCGATGCAAGCAACATTGGCAAGTACCGAGGGGGTTGGTTTGGCCGCTCCGCAAATTGGCGAATCGCTTAGGATAATGATAGTCGCTTCGCGTTCTACCCCTCGATATCCTAAGGCCCCTACTATGGATCCAACTGTGATGGTCAATCCCGAATTTAATGCGTTATCGAACGAGATCGCAAAGGATTGGGAAGGTTGTTTGAGTATTCCTGGTATTCGGGCTTTAGTGCCGCGCTTTCGAAGTATTAGTGTTAGTTATCTTGAT
It includes:
- a CDS encoding methyltransferase domain-containing protein produces the protein MNETAITDSIKNYYGKVLGSSQDLKTSACCTADAFPKHLRTLLKDVHPEVVERFYGCGSPLPPALEGRTVLDLGCGTGRDCYLLSRLVGENGRVIGVDMTDEQLDIARTYRDWHAERYGYARSNVEFRQGYIEDLASLGIADNSIDVVVSNCVVNLSPDKRRVLSEIFRVLKPGGELYFSDVYADRRIPEALKLEPVLLGECLAGAFYWEDFRRALQDLGCPDVRIVSESPIDIDDDEVHAKIGMIEFRSITIRAFKMPLEDRCEDFGQVATYRGTIAGHPHFFDLDDHHHFETGRPLRVCGNTADMLGGSRYGRHFELLGDKSVHFGLFDCAPPNSSTNLTSGAACC
- a CDS encoding TIGR04282 family arsenosugar biosynthesis glycosyltransferase, which produces MTARGAIALFVKTPRLSPVKTRLAVKIGTDRAEQFHWLAARTTAAIINATERLATMQGYYAVAEEIAATNGIWRGMPCLWQGEGGLGERMRRVYEHLLQNHDFVVLVGADIPQMTVADLQQASSWLAHDEQARFAFGPSLDGGFWLFGGNCALPGRLWTDVEYSTAEIGAHFFNAVKQWGEVQTLRTLQDADEPSDLPVLLKALQALSVPTREQVELARFLSGPAALPDEAVYV
- the arsS gene encoding arsenosugar biosynthesis radical SAM (seleno)protein ArsS (Some members of this family are selenoproteins.): MYNVKPLLLNSRFPALRRAQLTTLQMNLGYLCNLSCVHCHVNAGPKRTELMTREVMEKTLQFAEKQTIQTLDLTGGSPEMNPDFRWLVETARRQGLHVIDRCNPTILVEPGYEWVAEFLAGQQVEIIASLPCYIGDNVDAQRGKGVFSASIAALKRLNELGYGHPDSGLSLNLVFNPQGPVLPPPQEALEQQYRDHLLQEFGIVFNRLLAITNMPIQRFGAVLMAGGKHETDSRQIFDDYLRLLKDAYRPENLSKVMCKSLLSIDWQGFVYDCDFNQMLDLPLGGKNPVHIGDLLSEDLDSAPIQVADHCFGCTAGQGSSCGGAL
- a CDS encoding MBL fold metallo-hydrolase, whose translation is MNRAKLQTLAFALTISLTILVLVAYSSTAASRSKVQLQVLGAGGPEINDRRAGSSYLLRIDDKAVVMIDTGPGSSLNFEKAGADFNDLQALLYTHFHVDHSSDFPALVKGSYFTDRKKDLPVYGPSGNDLMPSTKEFIDKLFGKSGIYRYLNEYINPDSQSNYKIQAHNVRFAKNKIQTFNISPNLSISAISVHHGPLPALAWRIDAEDCSIVISGDSSNEYNTLIKLAEGSDLLIAHHAIPEQATGAARNLHMPPSEIGKIARAAKVKHLVLSHRMRRTEGSEEETSAIIRKHFPGPIDFADDLENYPLTGCGK
- a CDS encoding poly(3-hydroxybutyrate) depolymerase produces the protein MIDFSTIKLHLTKRNMWLAAIFLPPILLMLIMLLMEIGSSDYAQMGNAVYRPESIQGRCQIQQLKGGSAGATHGESTADGIKYNVRTPLNYDPTFPHPLLLVLSPAGSNRAKTEKTTDLTLAATTAGMIVAYADHPPLSPTSTVELGTIPELIAKKWCIDDKRIYITGHSDGGTSAMALAFMSGTKHIPSAIAPSAAGINYQDLRQRRCPDPIPAMIMHSAKDKLFPGYGKESAGWWATCNQCDPIPEPLDNGCSAYTNCASGIKTWYCEGDKPHSQWPDINAILIDFFVSSD
- a CDS encoding EthD family reductase — translated: MQAAKLIVMYPKPTDLDVFEHRYTEEHVPMAVEKMVGKTRFVASLITSTADGKPAPYHRIAEVYFPSMPALEACLNSIGGQETAKHAVEISSGGAPLFLISEVETVDF
- a CDS encoding LysR family transcriptional regulator, which encodes MEMHQIRYFLAVCDKGTFTRAAQAVYVSQPSMTQAIKKLEEELGGELFVRDRGGCHLTALGRLVEPNLRRIFLEAQAIKAEAIRFTRLNTVPIRVGMMNTIGSQSLNPVFADFQRDFPRIELELIVDTESNLLRQLDAGYLDLVISAPIALPVRPFQSLLLYRERYVVAFSHQHRFKQMQNIDLKTLQSEPYLDRLNCELREKLKSVCRDLHIELYAAYRSNSEEWILNMVRAGMGVALMPEFSVPKDTELVDYRNLIDPEIIRDIHAIFQTQVSPKPERQALIAKLQQGF
- the def gene encoding peptide deformylase, yielding MMNRNMNIRAIEQIGAQVLRRIAMPVERVDDPSVIDVIAAMQATLASTEGVGLAAPQIGESLRIMIVASRSTPRYPKAPTMDPTVMVNPEFNALSNEIAKDWEGCLSIPGIRALVPRFRSISVSYLDDSGARQTQILEGFVARVFQHEYDHLDGLVYLDRVETNRDIVSELEFQKLITECSTA